The following proteins come from a genomic window of Halanaerobiaceae bacterium ANBcell28:
- a CDS encoding HutP family protein has protein sequence MLVKDIMTANPITVSPDTTVLEAEKLMSFNKIGRLIVLDEGNVIGIISDGDLVVEHDLNARINKFMTTDIIKINTSTTVQEAARHLSDNKIGGLPVLDKNQKLIGIVTAEDIVYGYLKDEENEREIEKKTITPESSAIYLSMTRSREYEDYWLDKIKGYGYKAAITQTGANAEKLPIKLRESTTVAAIARSVISENSREKIAVSNAVKDAYSQLALINPGLGGGFKVAVVRGDDHISVAIFGKFGHALVDGPEQLAVGSSVI, from the coding sequence ATGCTAGTTAAAGATATAATGACTGCAAACCCTATTACTGTAAGTCCAGATACCACAGTATTAGAAGCAGAAAAATTAATGTCATTTAATAAGATTGGTAGGTTAATTGTTCTTGACGAAGGAAATGTCATAGGGATAATTAGTGATGGTGACTTAGTAGTAGAGCATGATTTAAATGCTAGAATAAATAAGTTTATGACAACAGATATTATTAAGATTAATACGAGTACTACTGTTCAAGAAGCAGCTAGGCATTTATCTGATAATAAAATCGGGGGACTGCCGGTTTTAGATAAAAATCAAAAACTTATAGGGATTGTTACAGCAGAAGATATTGTTTATGGATATTTAAAAGATGAAGAAAATGAACGGGAAATAGAGAAAAAAACAATTACTCCAGAAAGTTCTGCTATTTATTTGTCTATGACAAGGAGTCGTGAATATGAAGATTATTGGCTCGATAAAATAAAAGGTTATGGATACAAGGCAGCTATAACACAAACTGGAGCAAATGCTGAGAAGTTGCCTATTAAACTTAGAGAGAGCACTACAGTAGCTGCAATCGCAAGAAGTGTAATCTCAGAAAACTCCAGGGAAAAGATAGCGGTATCAAATGCGGTTAAAGATGCCTATAGTCAATTAGCTTTAATAAATCCTGGTTTAGGTGGAGGTTTTAAAGTAGCAGTTGTCAGAGGCGACGATCATATTTCTGTTGCTATTTTTGGTAAGTTTGGCCATGCTTTGGTAGATGGGCCAGAACAATTGGCTGTTGGAAGTAGTGTAATTTAA
- the ispF gene encoding 2-C-methyl-D-erythritol 2,4-cyclodiphosphate synthase, whose amino-acid sequence MRIGIGFDVHKFKEGRKLIIGGVNIPYLYGLLGHSDADVLTHALMDAILGALSRGDIGKHFPDNDVQYKDANSLELLEKVNKFLIMDNYSISNIDMIIMAEEPKMAPFYPEIKKKYSEILNTKSDQINIKATTTEKLGFVGRKEGIAAQAIVLLNRGGEQDAS is encoded by the coding sequence TTGAGAATAGGCATTGGTTTTGATGTACATAAATTTAAAGAAGGTAGAAAACTAATTATTGGCGGAGTAAATATTCCTTATTTATATGGCTTACTGGGACATTCAGATGCAGATGTATTAACACATGCATTAATGGATGCAATTTTAGGAGCCTTATCTAGAGGTGATATTGGTAAACACTTCCCTGACAATGATGTACAATATAAAGATGCTAATAGTTTGGAATTATTAGAGAAGGTAAATAAATTTTTAATAATGGATAATTACTCTATTTCCAATATTGATATGATTATTATGGCTGAGGAGCCGAAAATGGCTCCTTTTTATCCTGAAATAAAGAAAAAATATAGCGAGATATTAAATACTAAGAGTGATCAAATTAATATAAAAGCTACTACAACAGAAAAATTGGGCTTTGTTGGTAGGAAAGAAGGCATAGCAGCACAGGCAATTGTTTTGTTAAATAGAGGAGGAGAGCAGGATGCTAGTTAA
- the ispD gene encoding 2-C-methyl-D-erythritol 4-phosphate cytidylyltransferase — translation MGFGVIIPAAGQGKRMKSSVKKQYLELLGLPVLVHTLSLFVNHPEIIQIIIVVQKDEIDYCTLNIVDKYFNKKDIQVVAGGKTRRESVFAGLKVFSPALDYVIIHDGARPLITNKLLNKVVSSVKKEKAVTLGSKLKDTIKKVNEKKVVLETPDRKEFMAIQTPQAFLYKTILEAHQRVPQDAVVTDDASLLEYMGYDVKIIEGSYENIKITTPIDMVVAESIISGRKRSK, via the coding sequence ATGGGTTTTGGAGTAATAATACCAGCAGCAGGTCAAGGTAAAAGAATGAAAAGTAGTGTTAAAAAACAGTATCTAGAATTACTAGGACTTCCAGTTTTAGTTCATACTTTATCCCTATTTGTTAATCATCCTGAAATAATACAAATAATAATAGTAGTTCAAAAAGATGAAATAGATTATTGTACTTTAAATATTGTAGATAAATATTTTAATAAAAAGGATATTCAAGTAGTAGCTGGTGGAAAGACAAGAAGAGAATCAGTGTTTGCTGGTCTAAAGGTCTTTTCGCCAGCCCTTGATTATGTTATAATACATGATGGCGCTCGTCCTTTAATAACAAATAAGTTATTAAATAAGGTAGTTAGCTCAGTAAAAAAAGAAAAGGCGGTTACTCTTGGGAGTAAATTAAAAGATACCATCAAAAAGGTGAATGAGAAGAAGGTAGTTTTAGAAACTCCTGACCGCAAAGAATTTATGGCAATACAGACACCACAAGCATTTTTATATAAAACTATTTTAGAAGCGCATCAGAGGGTACCGCAGGACGCGGTAGTCACAGATGATGCTTCTTTGCTTGAATATATGGGCTATGATGTTAAAATAATAGAGGGATCATATGAAAATATAAAAATTACTACACCTATAGATATGGTAGTTGCTGAGAGTATTATAAGTGGGCGCAAAAGGAGCAAATAA
- a CDS encoding PIN domain-containing protein: protein MVKNVMRLVLGVFGAIIGVEVVKALGIATEFSKPIWEHIDMWFSSTQFIAIIIGFLFGFFIISYLLQKLLQLIINFEHHLSWKRMVVGLSGLLAGLLIALFISLPFSDLLSEGVGKYLGILINLIFAYLGFSLFIFKEKELMGIFDHKEKQFESLYENFISNKILDTSVIIDGRIADICKSGFVEGTLVIPEFVLEELRHIADSSESLKRNRGRRGLDILKQMQKEPNIIVEIINQDFDDIQEVDSKLVKLAQIMDARVVTNDYNLNKVAELQGVRVLNINELANSVKPIVLPGEEMSVKVIKEGKEDGQGVAYLDDGTMIVVDDGIRYMNKKISVMVTSILQTAAGRMIFAKPKASKQIV from the coding sequence ATGGTAAAAAACGTAATGCGCCTAGTTTTAGGTGTTTTTGGTGCAATTATTGGTGTTGAGGTGGTAAAAGCCTTAGGAATAGCGACTGAATTTAGCAAGCCAATTTGGGAACATATTGATATGTGGTTCAGTAGTACACAATTTATAGCTATTATTATTGGATTTTTGTTTGGTTTTTTTATAATTTCGTATCTATTACAGAAATTATTACAGTTAATTATTAATTTTGAGCATCATCTATCCTGGAAAAGGATGGTTGTTGGTCTTTCTGGTTTATTAGCAGGTTTATTGATTGCTCTTTTTATAAGTCTTCCTTTTTCTGACTTGTTAAGTGAAGGTGTTGGTAAATACTTAGGTATATTAATTAATTTAATTTTTGCTTATCTTGGATTTAGCTTGTTCATTTTTAAAGAAAAGGAATTAATGGGGATCTTTGATCACAAAGAGAAACAATTTGAATCTCTTTATGAAAACTTTATAAGTAACAAAATATTAGATACAAGTGTTATAATCGATGGAAGAATTGCTGATATTTGTAAAAGTGGTTTTGTAGAGGGAACTCTAGTTATTCCTGAATTTGTCTTAGAGGAATTGCGACATATTGCAGATTCATCTGAATCACTAAAACGTAATCGAGGTAGAAGAGGTCTTGATATCTTAAAACAGATGCAAAAAGAACCAAATATAATAGTTGAAATTATTAATCAAGATTTTGATGATATCCAGGAAGTTGACAGTAAATTAGTTAAATTAGCACAAATAATGGATGCTCGAGTTGTTACTAATGATTACAATTTAAATAAAGTAGCTGAATTGCAAGGAGTCCGTGTTTTAAATATTAATGAATTAGCTAACTCAGTAAAGCCAATTGTATTACCTGGTGAAGAAATGAGTGTAAAGGTAATAAAAGAAGGAAAAGAAGATGGTCAAGGAGTAGCTTATCTTGACGATGGCACTATGATAGTTGTTGATGATGGAATACGATATATGAATAAAAAAATATCAGTGATGGTAACAAGTATATTACAGACAGCGGCAGGTAGAATGATATTTGCTAAGCCAAAAGCAAGCAAACAAATAGTATAA
- a CDS encoding CarD family transcriptional regulator: MFDVGDKVVYPNHGAGTIVGVETKEILGEQKKYYIMKLPIGEMKVMIPVEKVEEIGIRNVITEEKADEVLSMLKGDKSKMSQNWNRRYRANMEKLKTGDIYEVAEVVRNLTIRDHEKGLSTGEKKMLNNSRQILISELVLSKDMKEEEVDDLITNVFDDNPNIEEDE; this comes from the coding sequence ATGTTTGATGTTGGAGATAAAGTAGTATATCCTAACCATGGTGCAGGTACTATTGTTGGAGTAGAAACAAAAGAGATACTGGGAGAGCAAAAGAAATATTATATAATGAAATTACCTATAGGTGAAATGAAAGTTATGATACCGGTAGAAAAAGTAGAGGAAATTGGAATAAGAAACGTAATTACAGAAGAGAAAGCAGATGAAGTATTGAGTATGCTTAAAGGTGATAAAAGTAAAATGTCACAAAATTGGAATCGTAGATATCGAGCCAATATGGAGAAACTCAAGACAGGTGATATATATGAGGTTGCTGAAGTAGTAAGAAACCTTACTATTCGAGATCACGAAAAAGGATTATCGACTGGCGAAAAGAAAATGTTAAATAATTCCAGACAAATATTAATTAGCGAACTTGTACTCTCTAAAGATATGAAAGAAGAAGAAGTAGATGATTTAATTACAAATGTCTTTGATGATAACCCTAATATAGAAGAAGATGAATAA
- the disA gene encoding DNA integrity scanning diadenylate cyclase DisA, protein MIMVKEKNLEEILRMIAPGTILREGLENVLRAKTGGLIVVGDSEEVLGIVDGGFNLNAEFTPARLYELAKMDGAMVLNENADRILCANAQLIPDPSIPSQETGTRHRTAERVAIQTGKLVIAISQRRDIITLYLYDKKHILEDIRVILSKANQAVQTLEKYRNVLDQALTNLSALEFEDLVTISDVVTVIQRSEMVIKIEREIKRYINELGTEGRLVKMQLEELVANVQEDIILVLKDYIEEDAANKDPKELLFELTNWSSDEMLTLNTISKALGHGGSVNALDLSVATRGYRVLRKIPRLPMPVIENLIYQFDNLQSIINASPDELDDVDGIGEVRAQAIKEGLRRLRDQVLLDRHI, encoded by the coding sequence CTGATTATGGTTAAAGAAAAAAACCTTGAAGAAATATTAAGAATGATTGCTCCTGGTACCATCCTGAGAGAGGGTTTGGAAAATGTATTGCGAGCTAAAACCGGGGGCTTGATTGTTGTTGGGGATAGTGAAGAGGTTTTGGGTATTGTTGATGGTGGGTTTAATCTAAATGCAGAATTTACTCCTGCCAGATTATATGAATTAGCTAAAATGGATGGAGCTATGGTATTAAATGAAAATGCTGATAGAATATTATGTGCTAATGCACAATTAATTCCTGATCCTTCAATTCCTTCACAAGAAACAGGAACGCGTCATAGAACAGCAGAACGTGTTGCTATACAGACTGGGAAATTAGTTATTGCTATATCTCAACGTCGAGATATTATTACGTTGTATTTGTATGATAAAAAGCATATCTTAGAAGATATAAGAGTAATATTATCAAAAGCAAATCAGGCAGTTCAAACATTAGAAAAATATCGTAACGTTCTTGACCAGGCTTTAACTAATTTAAGTGCATTAGAATTTGAAGATTTGGTTACTATATCAGATGTTGTTACTGTTATACAGAGATCAGAAATGGTTATCAAAATTGAGCGAGAAATTAAAAGATATATTAATGAATTAGGAACAGAGGGCCGCTTGGTTAAAATGCAATTAGAGGAATTAGTGGCAAATGTTCAAGAGGATATAATTCTCGTTTTAAAAGATTATATTGAAGAAGACGCAGCAAATAAAGATCCAAAAGAATTATTATTTGAACTTACAAATTGGTCTTCAGATGAAATGCTAACATTAAATACTATAAGTAAGGCCTTAGGTCATGGAGGCAGTGTAAATGCTTTGGATTTATCAGTAGCTACTAGGGGTTACAGAGTATTGCGTAAAATACCTAGACTCCCTATGCCAGTAATAGAGAACCTAATTTATCAATTTGATAACTTACAAAGTATTATAAATGCTTCTCCTGACGAATTAGATGATGTTGATGGAATTGGAGAAGTTAGAGCACAAGCGATAAAGGAGGGTTTGCGTCGTTTAAGGGATCAAGTTCTTTTAGATCGACACATATAA
- the radA gene encoding DNA repair protein RadA: MARNIKSYICQECSYKSSKWMGRCPSCDSWNTFKEEKNTTESKRIDIRTDACPITDVDSGERLRYKTDIHELDRVLGGGIVSGSLVLLGGAPGIGKSTLILQAASLFSKKYQKVLYVSGEESASQIKMRADRLDVLNQELYVLAETDFEEIYIHLYKGSYNLVIIDSIQTIQDSKINSSPGSITQVKELTGRLMKIAKEKNVPIILIGHVTKEGELAGPKILEHLVDTVLQFEGDRNYAYRLLRAVKNRYGSTNEVGVFEMRDKGMVEVSNPSQLFLQERPKDVSGSVIVPVIEGSRPLLVEVQALSSTSTFSSPQRLTTGVDYKRVSILLAVLEKKIGINFQNRDVHLNITGGFRVDEPALDLGIVTAVVSSHLDIPMPANMAVFGELGLAGEVRAVSNIGQRVRELKKMGFKKIVVPRGNMKGLSFDPEINLIAIDSVHKLLKLIKGVG; this comes from the coding sequence ATGGCAAGGAATATTAAAAGTTATATTTGTCAGGAATGTTCATATAAGAGCAGTAAATGGATGGGACGATGTCCTTCCTGTGATTCATGGAATACATTTAAGGAAGAAAAGAATACAACAGAGAGTAAAAGAATAGATATTAGGACAGACGCTTGTCCTATAACAGATGTAGATAGTGGAGAACGTTTACGCTACAAGACAGACATTCATGAATTAGATCGTGTTTTAGGTGGAGGTATAGTTAGTGGTTCCTTAGTATTACTTGGTGGAGCCCCTGGTATTGGGAAATCAACCCTGATACTTCAGGCGGCTTCCCTTTTTAGTAAAAAGTATCAAAAAGTTTTATATGTATCTGGGGAAGAATCTGCATCTCAAATAAAAATGCGGGCAGACCGTCTTGATGTATTAAATCAAGAACTTTATGTTCTAGCAGAGACTGATTTTGAGGAAATTTATATACATTTGTATAAAGGAAGCTATAATCTAGTGATAATTGATTCTATTCAGACCATACAAGATTCAAAAATAAATTCTTCGCCTGGAAGTATAACACAAGTAAAGGAACTTACAGGTAGGTTAATGAAAATCGCAAAGGAAAAAAATGTACCAATAATATTAATTGGACATGTTACAAAAGAAGGAGAGTTAGCAGGACCTAAAATTTTGGAACATTTAGTGGATACTGTTTTGCAATTTGAAGGTGATAGAAATTATGCTTATAGATTGTTAAGAGCTGTAAAAAACAGATATGGTTCAACAAATGAAGTGGGAGTATTTGAGATGAGAGATAAGGGGATGGTAGAAGTCTCTAATCCGTCGCAACTTTTTTTACAGGAACGTCCTAAAGATGTATCAGGCTCAGTGATAGTTCCTGTTATAGAGGGTAGTCGTCCTCTCTTGGTCGAAGTGCAGGCGTTATCATCTACATCAACATTCTCTTCTCCCCAACGCTTAACAACTGGTGTTGATTATAAAAGAGTATCTATTTTATTAGCAGTATTGGAAAAGAAAATTGGAATTAATTTTCAAAATAGAGATGTACATTTAAATATAACAGGTGGATTTCGCGTAGATGAACCTGCGCTTGATTTGGGTATAGTTACTGCAGTGGTCTCAAGTCATTTAGATATTCCGATGCCAGCTAATATGGCTGTTTTTGGTGAATTGGGACTGGCTGGTGAAGTCAGAGCAGTAAGTAATATTGGACAAAGAGTTAGGGAACTAAAAAAAATGGGATTTAAAAAAATAGTAGTTCCTCGAGGGAATATGAAAGGTTTATCATTTGATCCAGAAATAAATTTGATAGCAATTGATTCAGTACATAAATTATTGAAGTTAATCAAAGGGGTGGGCTGA